In Apium graveolens cultivar Ventura unplaced genomic scaffold, ASM990537v1 ctg6190, whole genome shotgun sequence, the genomic stretch TGAATTCAAACATTCAATCAATTATCTCTACAAGTTTTTGAAATACTATGATCacaatttctaaaattatttatCTATTATAATGTTATTTTCATATGAAAGCACTGAACAAATACTGTAAAGATACATTATAAACAGTAGTTGACATGACTAATTAGGTACCTCAACTAATGCACTGTATCTTCTATCGAGCTTTGCAGTCATATGGACAGCTTCTGAATGGAAAGGAGAGCTGTCCCCCACAAAGATGAGAGTTCGACATCTTAACCTCTTTAATCCATCAGTAATGTCAGGTCTTCTGCTCGTTAACAAAAATGGAGGTTTAGATCGTAGGAAGGGAAGAAACATGACTACAGGAGTATCTTTTCTCCTTTCTAAGAAAGAGGCAAAAGGGAAATTTTAGAAAGTTTAAAATTTACCTATCAATCGCTTGAAGATACCGCAAAACATTTCCACTCTGCCTCTCTTCCAGCAACTAAGTAGAAAGATAAACAGAGGAAACTTAtataattaaccaaaaacaaacaAAACTTCTTAAAATTTTACTGGGAAAGTTTAGAATGATAAGAGTTGAAAGAGCCAGGCACTAACTCTTCTGCATGCTTGCACTATATCTGACTCTGGGACTTCCGCATTGCCACGAAGTTCCTGACAACATTAAGAATTTGTCAATCAAACCATTCACGAAGAAACAATTCATAATACATGAGAAAGTAGAACTCTTTGCTCAAGTGGTAGATTACTTTGCAGAAGTACCGGTAGAGCAGACACTCCTTTAACATATGAGACATTCCATAGAAATATAACAGATTCGACATCACCTACATGCACAAATGATAAGTTGAAGTACTAATATAATGAGTAACCTTATAATTAGTGAAGGAACTGTGACTTGGTACCTTGTTGCATAACCACTCCGTCCAAGAAGGTGCCTTACATAGGGGGGAAACAAGTATCAAACCGAGAACCCGATCTCTGTGCTTGATCTGTAATTTTGAACCTTGAACTAGTCAATATAAAGTCCCATATAGGACAAAGAAACAAAGATGGATATTGGTGATTACAACTAAAGAGACATACGGCAAATAGGGTGAGGACATAAGCTCCTGCCATTGCCCCCATGCACATTACTGCACCAAGCCTGAACAATATGGGATTCAACAAATTAGTTCAACCATGCAAAAAATAGCCAATATGACAAGAACAAAATAGCAGTTTTCAATTGTAAAATTAATTTGTTTAAATGATTCTGAGGGAATGGAAAAACGCCCTTACACATACATACTTTGACAAGGTAGCAAAAGAAGTGTGTCTACACTTACTTAAAATAATTTAGCACCTCAAGAATTTGATCTGCTAAATCATCAACACAAGGAACAGGATCATCTGGACATATTGCTGCAGCTCCCAACTGCAAGAACTCTTGTAAAAGTATAAAAACGTAAATAATGGCATTCTGTAGTTAGGAAGAAGAAAATGACTGTAAAAGGTAAGAGGAGGTAATGACTAATGAATAATGATTAATAAAATTTTCAGAAGCAAGCAATTTACAGACCTCGTGCCCTGGAGGACTAATATGGTAGATGCAAAAATTGTGGAGCAAAAGAGAAGCTGCTTCTGGACAAAAGAATAATCCTTGGAAACACGACATATCTACATAATATATGCAAGAAAAGCAAAAACTTAATCAAATGATAACAAATATAATACTTGAATATAGGGGGtaatgataaaagaaaattgcCAAATATGAAAAAGAAATCACCACTTACGATTGAGGGCTATATCAGGATAGGTAAGCAAAGCGGGTTTATCTGGGTCTCCATACACAATAACAGACACAGAACCGCGGCCAGTTCGTACGTTATGTTCCTGCAAAGAGATCGGAATGCACATTTCAAAACCTTCCATCAGGACAAATAAACAACAGTACAATTTAAATTTGGATTCCCAACAAGAACTGCATCAGTCCACAAAAAGACATTTGTTAAGCCCAAAAATCAGTTGCCTTCTAAAAAACcaaaaagaaagaaaaaacaACCACTAATGGATATAATTTGAACTCCAGAAAGAAACATGACATTTGGAATTGTCTCTTTATGAGGCAGCTTACTCCATCAAGTAAGAATATATTGCTAACTTGTAGCAGCTGATTAGGTCAAAGGCATCTCTACTTGGTTAAATTAACATTTAAGTTTCCAACTTTTCAATCATTGCATTCTTAAGAAATTAGTCTCACTTTAACAAAAAGATAATCGACCAATTACTAAAATGACAACGACAGATAACCAAATTAAAAACTGTATGGCATCTTCAACCATAAATGAAGGAACAAGTATATGCCAAGTACTACATGGGTGACTTCATAACTTCATATATCGccataaaacaaaaaaaaaagccACAAAATAAGCAAAAAATAACTGATACAATTCAATTTAGCAAAACACATAGATATCCGAAGTTCTATTCTATTCTCAACTAATCAAATCACGAATTGCAGTCCAtttgcaaatcaacaaacaagaACTCAATAACTTAATTCAACACAAAATAAGCACATTCAGTTCGGATTACTCCACCTAGATTAAACACAAACAAGCAACAACCTGCAATCCTACCCTAACTTATCGAAATTATATCGAAAAAGGTCAATTACATTCATCACATAGCTCAAACTTCCAACAAGTAAAGAAACTAATGTATTTTTTCTCTCCACAGCTAATTATTAATTAGCATACATACAGCTGTCTAAACACAACAAAATCACAAGAAAAGAACatcaaaacaaataaaatcaCCAGATCTACAAATCAAAATCACAAGCATTCTCAGCAAAAACAAAACAACATAGTAAAAACATCTATAATGCACACATTCACATAAACACCAATAAAAACTATtaaaaacaataattaaataCATGTACGcaatttaattatttaaagtaCCCACCGACAGACTACCAAACCTAATGTAAGGAAGAGTTACCTTTCCGCCAAGATAAATAGTTTCCATGTCAACAGAAACGGAATCGCTTGACTCTGCCATGGCCGTCGGCTGTTCGTGATGAATGCAGCCGAAGCCTTTCTCTCGCTagatttttttttctctctctctctagatTTTTTGGTACTGGTTTATTTTTTTTTTTGATATGTTTTCTCTCTCTAGATATAAGCTAATAATAAGGGCTTTGAGTTTCAATGGCTTATATACCAAGCGAtgctttctctctctctctagaaTATATTATATATACGTATAGACAGctgtatgtatgtgtatataaAAGAAATAATATAGAATTTGAAACTCCACCGACGATTTTGTTGTCCTTAAACAACGGCGTGCGGCTCTCAATCAATACAAAAGTTATGTTATGTGTATGTTACATGTATGTATCTAATGTAGGTACAGATGTATGTATACATGGGTAGTTACTGTCTTTAACTGACTTTTGAATTTTGTAATTTTGGATAATCTTTTATTATTTCATGcttttatattaaataaatatttttttaaaagaaactttttaaaaaaaatactttataaaaaatttattactAACTAACACACATGTCCTTATATTATTTCACCAATACATGCCGATACATGTCGGATACTGACAATTATacgataaaatttaaaatataaagaatTTATTTGATACTCTCTCCGTCCCAAAATATTTATCTTTGGTACTGTTTATATTAAGCGATTAActattaatttacgtctaatttgtaagatcaaatatagtaattttgttggattcaagtattttaatataataaaaattttatatttaatattaatacgaaattaaaaatattaacaat encodes the following:
- the LOC141703082 gene encoding protein NDL1-like — its product is MAESSDSVSVDMETIYLGGKEHNVRTGRGSVSVIVYGDPDKPALLTYPDIALNHMSCFQGLFFCPEAASLLLHNFCIYHISPPGHELGAAAICPDDPVPCVDDLADQILEVLNYFKLGAVMCMGAMAGAYVLTLFAIKHRDRVLGLILVSPLCKAPSWTEWLCNKVMSNLLYFYGMSHMLKECLLYRYFCKELRGNAEVPESDIVQACRRLLEERQSGNVLRYLQAIDRRPDITDGLKRLRCRTLIFVGDSSPFHSEAVHMTAKLDRRYSALVEVQACGSMVTEEQPHAMLIPMEYFLMGYGLYRPSQLSGSPRSPLSPSCIAPELLSPESMGLKLKPIKTRVSAHKSDR